In Acinetobacter wanghuae, the sequence CAGGAACATTAGATTTTTCTAAATGTAAAAGACTCCCTTTAGAACGAGCGAAATTATTTAAAAAGGGTATTGCGAAAAATGGTGATGTCCTATTTGCACACAATGCCACGGTTGGTCCTGTTGCTATTTTAAAAACGGAATTGGATTTTGTTGTACTTAGTACAACAGCTACTTATTATCGTTGCAATGGTAGTTTTTTGAATAATTATTATTTAAAAAATTACTTTGAATCTGATTTTTTTGTACAGCAATATTTTGGCATTATGAGCCAATCGACTCGAAATCAAGTTCCCATTACTACTCAGAGAAAGCTTAGTATCTCGATTCCAATAGTAAAGGAACAAATCAAAATCGCTTCTTTTCTTTCCGCTATGGATGAAAAGATTAGCCAACTGACTCAAAAACATGAACTGCTGAGCCAATATAAACAGGGGATGATGCAAAAGCTGTTTAGTCAGCAGATTCGTTTTAAATCGGATGATGGTAGGGAGTTTGGGGAGTGGGAAGATAAGCCTCTCTCAGAATTATCAGAAAAAGCTATGTATGGAATGAATGCGTCAGCTACCGAATATGACGGATTAAATAAGTACCTGAGAATTACCGATATTTGTGAAATATCTCATAAATTAAAAAGGGATAATCTGACATCTCCTAATGCTGAGTTAGGAGAAAAATATAAATTAGGTTATGGTGATTTACTTTTTGCTAGGACTGGAGCAAGTGTTGGGAAGAGTTATCTTTACAGCGTAGATGATGGACTTGCTTATTTTGCAGGATTCTTAATAAAGTTTTCACTGAAGTTAGATTTAGTAAATCCTTATTTTATATTTGCTCAAACACTGACATCAGAATTTGATAAATGGGTAGTTACGAACTCAATGAGATCAGGGCAACCGGGCATTAATGCAGAGGAATATTCTGGTTATATTTTTAAAGTACCTTGCCTAGAAGAACAAGCCAAAATCGCCAATTTCCTATCTGCCATTGACCAAAAAATTGAAGTCGTGGCACAGCAAATAGAACAAGCGAAACAGTGGAAAAAAGGCTTGTTACAGCAGATGTTTGTGTAGAGGGATCTTATGTCTGAATGGCTGTTTCCTGTTAATCCTGATATTTATGATATAGATCGTGCTTATCATGATGCACATCAAATATGTTGGGCAAAATACGATTTTGAATTCCAAATTAATGATATTCTATTTTTATATGTGACAGAACCAATAGGAAAAATCCAATATCAATATCAAGTTATTGGTTTTATAGGTCACTCTGACTTGCCAGAAAAAGATAGAGAATATTGGTTAGATCAAAAAGAATTAGAGGCATATAAAGGTGATTACTTTCTAATTCAACCAATTGAAAAAGTTGAGAAAGCCTCACTTTCTAGACGATATTTAGCCGAACAAGGTCTAATCACCGCAAAAGATACCTTGCAGTCGCACAAAACAACCAAATTTGTGAAAGGTAAATCTCTAGATAAGGTTGAAGCACATAAAAAATTGCTTAGTTATATTGCTGAGCAGTTTAGGAATGTTGGAGAGACCAACTATCCTGATGAAGCAGGTGTGAATAGTCCCAAATTTCTTGAAGGCAAAAAAATAACCGTCACTGTAAATGGTTATGAAAGATGCTCTAAAGCGAGAGCTGAATGTATTGCGCTTTATGGGACTCGTTGCTATGTCTGTGGCATGAGCTTTGAACATACCTATGGTGCATTTGCTAAAGATTTTATCCATGTGCATCACATCGAGCCGTTACATACTATCGCTAAAGAGTATGAAGTAAATCCGCAAAAGGATTTACGACCTGTTTGCCCAAATTGTCATGCCATGCTCCATAAAACTGTAGATGGTATTCCAATGACGATAGAGAAATTAAAAGTTTTTTACAAATATTCTCTTAATAACCCACTTAGACAAACTTTTGAAGAATGAAAACCTCGAAATTTGGGTAAGAGCTATGCTGTTAGAAAATAAATTGAAGTATTTTGAAGCACTACTTGAGTCTGCTAAAAAATTTAAGCAACAGCCTCGTGAAAAGACTTTCTTTGACACGGCGATCCGTAATCATTATGAAAATCCAACGACTGA encodes:
- a CDS encoding HNH endonuclease, producing MSEWLFPVNPDIYDIDRAYHDAHQICWAKYDFEFQINDILFLYVTEPIGKIQYQYQVIGFIGHSDLPEKDREYWLDQKELEAYKGDYFLIQPIEKVEKASLSRRYLAEQGLITAKDTLQSHKTTKFVKGKSLDKVEAHKKLLSYIAEQFRNVGETNYPDEAGVNSPKFLEGKKITVTVNGYERCSKARAECIALYGTRCYVCGMSFEHTYGAFAKDFIHVHHIEPLHTIAKEYEVNPQKDLRPVCPNCHAMLHKTVDGIPMTIEKLKVFYKYSLNNPLRQTFEE